From bacterium, one genomic window encodes:
- a CDS encoding polysaccharide deacetylase family protein, translating to MRYLSLAAVFLVSAVWPAEIVAQAEPSQPTSGPRTDQAKVVVLTFDDAVRSHFTVVRPILLEHGFSATFFVTEGFDFPSNKRDYMSWKQIRQLHLDGFEIGNHTRDHLAVSERSLTRLSEQIEAVNEKCRQHGIPEPVSFAYPANTFHPKALPILEAAGFKFARRGGSPEYPYEGGKGVAFAPGRHHPLMIPSTGDARPEWTLDDFKAALARAGDGEIPVFQFHGVPDRRHPWVSTRPHRFREFITYLDGHGYAVLALRDLEAYLDGAKLAAPP from the coding sequence ATGAGGTACCTCAGCCTAGCAGCGGTCTTTCTGGTCTCGGCCGTCTGGCCAGCCGAGATCGTAGCCCAGGCAGAGCCGTCGCAGCCAACGAGCGGGCCGCGTACGGACCAGGCCAAGGTGGTCGTGCTGACGTTCGACGACGCGGTTCGATCGCACTTCACCGTGGTTCGCCCGATTCTTCTGGAGCACGGGTTCTCGGCGACATTCTTCGTCACCGAAGGCTTCGATTTCCCTTCCAACAAGCGTGACTACATGAGTTGGAAGCAGATCCGGCAGCTGCATCTGGACGGGTTCGAGATCGGCAACCACACGCGTGACCATCTGGCGGTCAGCGAGCGCTCCCTGACCAGGCTGAGCGAGCAGATTGAAGCCGTTAACGAAAAGTGTAGACAGCACGGTATCCCCGAGCCCGTGAGTTTCGCCTATCCGGCCAACACATTCCATCCGAAGGCGTTGCCGATTCTCGAAGCCGCTGGATTCAAGTTCGCCCGCCGCGGTGGTTCGCCGGAGTATCCGTATGAGGGCGGTAAGGGGGTCGCGTTTGCTCCGGGACGGCACCATCCGCTGATGATTCCGTCGACCGGTGATGCACGGCCGGAGTGGACCCTTGACGACTTCAAGGCAGCGCTGGCGCGAGCCGGTGACGGAGAGATTCCGGTCTTCCAGTTCCACGGCGTCCCCGATCGACGGCATCCCTGGGTCAGTACGCGACCGCACCGGTTTAGGGAGTTCATCACCTACCTCGACGGCCACGGGTACGCCGTCCTGGCGCTGAGGGATCTCGAAGCCTATCTGGACGGCGCCAAGCTCGCCGCACCGCCGTAG
- a CDS encoding SGNH/GDSL hydrolase family protein: MREQDTTPGVDRSPWARSLRRSVGPKLLLAALSLLSSLLLLDLAARVLFRRELDPDLIAERNAATNFGAFTRPSEVPGLVYELSSGVRLRWNELEAIAISELGPYRVDEAGERPVPERALRIAVLGDSTSFGWRVPFEVSYPEVLRRSLEEHLGVPVAVRNYSVPGYNSEQERLVCERWALPSQPDLLILHYDHNDWEPAIREKPASYLDPAYGDNPLRSALVRLLLRRVRIAREIERRETPLAREHRLLGDYALEGPLYDRHLEQLGRIADQAARRGIPAVAVIFDAFLQSEQRPLEGEHYRLLHGRLIPALVDRGFEVLDLFHPYQRLMAEQGWKDLSRLWVATDDAHPNEIGHELIAQGLEQFILGNNLLASREGPSREATRRPTSS; encoded by the coding sequence ATGCGCGAGCAAGACACCACTCCCGGCGTCGACCGAAGTCCGTGGGCAAGGTCCCTACGCCGGAGCGTCGGCCCGAAGCTGCTGCTCGCCGCCTTGAGCTTGCTCTCTAGTCTGTTGCTACTTGACCTCGCTGCCAGAGTGCTCTTCAGGCGCGAGCTCGATCCCGACCTCATCGCCGAGCGCAATGCCGCGACCAACTTCGGAGCGTTTACCCGACCCAGCGAAGTCCCCGGACTGGTCTACGAGCTCTCTTCGGGTGTGCGGCTGCGTTGGAACGAGCTGGAGGCGATCGCGATCAGTGAGCTCGGCCCCTACCGGGTCGATGAGGCCGGCGAGAGACCGGTTCCCGAGCGGGCTCTTCGAATCGCGGTCCTGGGTGATTCGACCTCGTTCGGATGGAGAGTGCCGTTCGAGGTCAGCTACCCGGAGGTTCTGAGACGGTCTTTGGAAGAGCATCTTGGCGTGCCGGTCGCGGTCCGCAACTACAGCGTCCCCGGCTACAACAGCGAACAGGAGCGCCTTGTTTGCGAGCGCTGGGCCCTGCCCTCGCAGCCCGACCTGCTGATCCTGCACTACGATCACAATGATTGGGAGCCGGCAATCCGCGAGAAGCCGGCAAGCTACCTGGACCCCGCCTACGGCGACAATCCTCTTCGCTCCGCGCTGGTCAGGCTCCTACTGCGGCGAGTCCGGATCGCCCGCGAGATCGAGAGACGAGAGACGCCGCTTGCCCGCGAGCACCGTCTCCTCGGAGACTACGCCCTCGAGGGCCCACTCTACGATCGGCATCTCGAGCAGCTGGGCCGGATCGCCGACCAAGCGGCTCGCCGCGGGATTCCGGCCGTCGCCGTCATCTTCGACGCGTTTCTGCAAAGTGAGCAAAGGCCGCTCGAAGGCGAGCATTACCGCCTGCTCCATGGCCGACTCATCCCTGCGCTTGTCGACAGGGGCTTCGAGGTCCTCGATCTCTTCCATCCCTACCAGCGCTTGATGGCGGAGCAGGGCTGGAAGGATCTGTCTCGGCTCTGGGTCGCGACCGACGACGCTCATCCCAATGAGATCGGACACGAGCTCATCGCGCAGGGGCTGGAGCAGTTCATCCTGGGCAACAACCTGCTCGCGAGCCGGGAGGGACCGAGTCGGGAAGCGACGCGGCGCCCGACCTCCTCTTGA
- a CDS encoding methyltransferase domain-containing protein translates to MVCPLCRAVLEIVDNGAQCRRCGEPYPCNSGILRLYREEEYDPTNAVTARVKSFYEGTPFPDYESLDSAASLIDKARRGLFARVLDDQVPANATILDCGCGTGQLTNFLALTPDRTVVGADVCGNSLELAQRFKLENGIDNATFVQMNLFRGALAQSSFDLVVANGVLHHTADPRRGFTALTRLARPGGYVLVGLYNTWGRLPTDLRRLVFRLMGNRSERWQGLDPRLRKPELGEARRRSWFNDQYRHPHETKHSIGEVLGWFVEDGVEFVNAIPKATALDRFTADERLFERNPAGSALDHALVQLGMALGSGEEGGLFLVIGRKKDGPE, encoded by the coding sequence TTGGTCTGTCCTCTGTGTAGAGCCGTTCTCGAGATCGTGGACAACGGCGCCCAATGCCGCCGCTGCGGCGAACCCTATCCCTGCAACTCCGGGATTCTCCGGCTCTACCGCGAGGAAGAGTACGACCCGACCAACGCCGTCACCGCACGGGTCAAGAGCTTCTATGAAGGAACGCCGTTTCCGGACTACGAGAGCCTCGACAGCGCAGCGAGTCTCATTGACAAGGCCCGGCGGGGCCTGTTCGCGCGGGTGCTCGATGACCAGGTTCCCGCCAACGCAACCATTCTGGACTGCGGATGCGGAACCGGTCAGCTGACGAATTTCCTGGCCCTGACCCCGGATCGAACGGTCGTCGGCGCCGACGTCTGCGGCAATTCCCTCGAGCTCGCACAACGCTTCAAGCTCGAGAATGGCATTGACAACGCCACGTTCGTGCAGATGAATCTCTTTCGAGGGGCACTCGCTCAATCGAGTTTCGATCTCGTTGTCGCCAACGGAGTTCTGCACCACACCGCCGATCCGCGAAGAGGATTCACTGCGCTGACCCGCTTGGCCCGCCCGGGTGGCTACGTCCTCGTGGGTTTGTACAACACCTGGGGCCGGCTGCCCACGGATCTGCGACGACTGGTGTTTCGGTTGATGGGAAACAGGAGCGAGCGCTGGCAAGGCCTCGATCCGCGATTGCGAAAGCCCGAGTTGGGTGAGGCGCGCCGCCGCAGCTGGTTCAACGACCAGTACCGACATCCCCATGAGACCAAGCACTCGATCGGAGAGGTGTTGGGCTGGTTCGTCGAAGACGGAGTCGAGTTTGTCAATGCGATTCCGAAGGCGACGGCGCTCGACAGATTCACGGCCGATGAGCGGCTCTTCGAGCGCAACCCCGCGGGTAGCGCACTCGACCACGCCCTGGTGCAGCTCGGCATGGCCCTCGGAAGCGGTGAGGAGGGCGGTCTGTTCTTGGTAATCGGCCGCAAGAAGGATGGTCCTGAGTGA
- a CDS encoding carbamoyltransferase, which produces MPTRILGLSAFYHDSAACLVIDGKIIAAAQEERFSRVKFDADFPRRAIGYCLEEGELSSASDLDAVVFYDKPILKFQRLLETYLAYAPNGLPSFLEAMPLWMRKKLRTRDLLRRELDFEGPIYFTEHHESHAASAFFPSPFEEAAIVTADGVGERATASIGVGRGNQISILEELHFPHSLGLLYSAFTTFCGFKVNSGEYKLMGLAPFGEPKYVDRILNDLVHLYDDGSLRLNLKYFAYCTSLRMTNRLFAELFDGPARLPEAAITQREMDLARSVQAVTERAMLGMARRARAMTESPNLVLAGGVALNCVANGRIVREGSFDNVWIQPAAGDAGGALGAALFVHHQLNGGGRKADGQNDRQQGSLLGPAFSNREVAAFLTERGLDPAELDDEGLVDRVAALLAEGKVAGWFQGRMEFGPRALGARSILADPRRAETQTVLNRKIKFRESFRPFAPAVLVEHAPQYFGLDGDSPYMLLVCGVDRRQRRSVPENAEQDAAGLERLRQVRSTIPAVTHVDGSARVQTVGAEAQPRFRALLERFHERTGCPVLVNTSFNVRGEPIVRTPAEAYRCFERTDMDFLVLGSFIVEKDPTRIARTRWTARQSSEATSGSAPDTVERDARRFGLILAVVLIVLAVLAGVFAHPGRARVAGAAAAVVALASLLKLPVWTLVYRLWMRLAERIGKVVSGAALVLSFFLVVTPFGLFRRMVGRPSLDTRWPGQRQTNWRPKQTPAEGDDRYRRQY; this is translated from the coding sequence ATGCCGACAAGAATTCTCGGCCTCTCCGCCTTCTACCACGACAGCGCGGCCTGCCTGGTCATCGACGGCAAGATCATCGCCGCGGCACAGGAAGAGCGATTCAGCCGAGTCAAGTTCGACGCGGACTTTCCGCGCCGAGCGATCGGCTACTGCCTCGAGGAAGGTGAGCTATCGAGCGCCTCCGATCTGGACGCCGTGGTTTTCTACGACAAGCCGATTCTCAAGTTCCAGAGACTGCTCGAGACCTATCTCGCCTACGCTCCGAATGGCCTGCCGTCGTTCCTCGAAGCGATGCCGCTGTGGATGCGAAAAAAGCTCAGGACCCGCGATCTGCTCCGGCGCGAGCTCGATTTCGAAGGACCGATCTACTTTACCGAGCATCACGAGTCTCATGCTGCGAGCGCGTTCTTTCCCTCGCCGTTCGAGGAGGCGGCAATCGTCACTGCCGACGGTGTCGGCGAACGCGCCACCGCATCGATCGGGGTCGGCCGTGGCAACCAGATTTCGATACTCGAAGAGCTTCACTTTCCGCATTCCCTGGGGCTCCTCTACTCCGCCTTCACGACGTTCTGCGGCTTCAAGGTCAACTCGGGCGAGTACAAATTGATGGGACTCGCGCCCTTCGGCGAGCCCAAGTACGTCGACCGCATCCTCAACGACCTGGTGCATCTCTACGACGACGGCTCACTGCGCCTCAACCTGAAGTACTTTGCCTACTGCACGTCTCTGCGCATGACGAATCGACTCTTCGCCGAGCTGTTCGACGGTCCCGCCCGCCTACCCGAGGCCGCGATCACTCAACGGGAAATGGACCTCGCGCGATCCGTGCAGGCGGTCACCGAGAGAGCCATGCTCGGCATGGCAAGGCGCGCACGCGCGATGACCGAGTCCCCGAACCTGGTCCTCGCGGGTGGGGTCGCTCTCAATTGCGTCGCGAACGGACGCATCGTGCGGGAGGGTTCCTTCGACAACGTCTGGATCCAGCCTGCGGCCGGTGATGCCGGCGGGGCCCTGGGCGCCGCGCTGTTCGTTCACCACCAGCTGAACGGTGGCGGGAGGAAGGCCGATGGCCAGAACGATCGGCAACAGGGCTCCCTTCTCGGGCCCGCTTTCAGCAATCGCGAGGTGGCCGCCTTCCTCACCGAGCGCGGGCTCGACCCCGCCGAGCTCGACGATGAGGGGCTGGTCGACCGGGTGGCGGCACTACTGGCCGAAGGCAAGGTGGCCGGCTGGTTTCAGGGGCGCATGGAGTTCGGCCCTCGTGCCCTGGGCGCTCGTTCCATTCTCGCCGATCCGCGACGCGCGGAGACGCAGACCGTCCTGAACCGGAAGATCAAGTTCCGGGAGTCGTTTCGGCCCTTTGCGCCGGCTGTTCTCGTGGAGCACGCCCCGCAGTACTTCGGGCTCGACGGCGACAGCCCCTACATGCTTCTGGTGTGCGGCGTCGATCGGCGGCAGCGCCGCTCCGTTCCCGAGAACGCCGAACAAGACGCAGCCGGCCTCGAGCGCCTGCGCCAAGTTCGCTCGACGATACCCGCAGTCACGCACGTCGATGGATCCGCGCGCGTCCAGACCGTTGGCGCTGAGGCCCAGCCTCGATTTCGAGCGCTTCTTGAACGCTTTCACGAGCGAACCGGCTGCCCCGTGCTGGTCAACACGTCCTTCAACGTGCGCGGCGAGCCGATTGTGCGCACACCGGCGGAGGCCTACCGCTGTTTCGAGCGAACCGATATGGACTTTCTCGTTCTCGGCTCGTTCATCGTCGAGAAAGACCCGACCCGGATCGCGCGGACTCGTTGGACGGCTCGGCAATCTAGCGAGGCAACGTCGGGCTCTGCCCCTGACACGGTAGAGCGAGACGCGCGGCGCTTTGGTCTCATTCTGGCGGTTGTGCTCATCGTTCTGGCCGTGCTGGCTGGCGTCTTCGCTCATCCTGGGCGCGCGCGCGTCGCCGGAGCGGCGGCCGCTGTCGTAGCTCTCGCGAGTCTGCTGAAGCTCCCGGTCTGGACCCTTGTCTACCGGCTCTGGATGAGGCTTGCCGAGAGAATCGGCAAGGTCGTTTCCGGTGCGGCTCTGGTGCTCAGCTTCTTCTTGGTGGTGACTCCCTTCGGTCTGTTCCGGCGCATGGTCGGTCGACCCTCCCTCGATACGCGATGGCCGGGTCAGCGGCAGACGAACTGGCGTCCGAAGCAGACCCCCGCGGAGGGCGACGACCGCTACCGTCGCCAGTACTAG
- a CDS encoding tetratricopeptide repeat protein, with the protein MPRSSRKRKDLTPISRGKRVAFTAVTVALFLGLAEVVLALLGVRPIVVERDPYVGFASELRLFEREGETGKMRTARNKLSLFNDQAFDRKKTPETFRIFTLGGSVTYGRPFDDSTSYSGWLRTYLKAAAPERQWQVINAGGISYASYRVAKLMEELIDYQPDLFIILSGHNEFLEKRTYGDIIDEPKAITRSKLLLQRSRLVALGRKVVERRPSRARRAYELEGEVEELLESSAGLNYYFRDDGFEEQVLDHYRFNLQRMIDLASSVGARVILASIPVNEKDFGPFKSQHSDELKADERARVAELVVEAADALAAGEGERAREAAAAAVSIDPLYAESHFQLGRALQSLGLFDEAATSFARAIEEDVCPLRALARTNQLVFEAASRGQAPLVDFRALLKQRMVETAGHANLGDELFLDHAHPTVEGNGVLARALVERMSEMGLVSLPADWAGPIDESVRAAVLARVDDEAQAKAYKNLSKVLIWAGKKREAEKYVRLAAEVLAEDWEVYYNAGSVQLERLDYGAAIGSLQEAVRLNPQASRAHDLLGVALAAASRLDEAAAAGERAVALDPQAAAAWNNLAISYSAKGSLDKAHEATRRALRLEPEFAEAHNTVGKIHFDRGELDAALDSFNRAISLRPGYLEARLNRGLVFGQLGRFAEALGAFEKILDLDSRIAPAHLARAKALFARDGGSSVAAIEALERAVDLDPRLIEAWMLLVTDLSASSQAERAAGALTRALAANPRAAALHHLAGRMSAQARDWDQAEASFNKAVELDSTLLQAWIDLGRLRTAQGRSAEAVALYRKALALRENDDGLHHILAASLVISGQVDEAREHLQRALEINPENAAVASDLARLNARRSPGG; encoded by the coding sequence ATGCCGAGATCATCTCGAAAACGAAAGGACCTGACGCCGATCTCTCGGGGAAAGCGAGTTGCCTTTACCGCTGTGACAGTCGCTCTTTTTCTCGGGCTCGCCGAGGTGGTGCTCGCGCTTCTTGGTGTCAGGCCGATCGTGGTGGAGAGGGATCCATATGTCGGTTTTGCCAGCGAGCTGAGACTGTTCGAGCGCGAGGGCGAGACCGGGAAGATGCGGACGGCGAGGAACAAGCTCTCCCTTTTCAACGATCAAGCCTTCGACCGAAAGAAGACCCCGGAGACCTTCAGGATCTTCACCCTGGGCGGTTCGGTCACATACGGCCGGCCGTTCGACGACAGCACCTCGTATTCAGGCTGGTTGCGGACCTATCTGAAGGCCGCGGCTCCGGAGAGGCAATGGCAGGTGATCAATGCCGGTGGGATCTCCTACGCCAGCTATCGGGTCGCCAAGCTGATGGAAGAGCTGATCGACTACCAGCCCGATCTCTTCATCATTCTCTCCGGCCACAACGAGTTCTTGGAAAAACGAACCTACGGCGACATCATAGATGAGCCCAAGGCAATCACCCGCAGCAAGCTTCTGCTGCAGAGAAGTCGCCTTGTAGCGCTCGGTCGCAAGGTCGTCGAGCGACGTCCGTCCAGAGCACGCCGAGCCTACGAGCTCGAGGGGGAAGTGGAGGAGTTGCTCGAGAGCTCGGCGGGTTTGAATTACTACTTCCGCGACGATGGCTTCGAGGAGCAGGTTCTCGATCACTACCGGTTCAACCTGCAGCGCATGATCGATCTGGCGAGCTCCGTGGGTGCGCGAGTCATCTTGGCCTCAATCCCAGTCAACGAAAAGGACTTCGGACCGTTCAAGAGTCAGCATAGCGATGAGCTGAAGGCAGACGAGCGAGCTCGAGTCGCCGAGCTCGTGGTCGAGGCCGCCGACGCTCTCGCGGCGGGCGAGGGCGAACGAGCGCGGGAAGCCGCGGCAGCCGCGGTGTCCATCGACCCACTGTACGCCGAGAGTCACTTCCAGTTGGGGCGAGCGCTACAGTCGCTCGGGCTCTTCGACGAGGCTGCGACATCCTTTGCCCGGGCCATCGAAGAAGACGTCTGCCCGCTCCGCGCTCTCGCCAGAACGAACCAGCTCGTCTTCGAAGCCGCGAGCCGTGGCCAAGCTCCATTGGTGGATTTCCGGGCGCTCCTCAAGCAGCGCATGGTCGAGACGGCGGGGCACGCCAATCTGGGCGACGAGCTGTTCCTGGACCACGCCCACCCGACGGTCGAGGGGAACGGCGTTCTGGCACGCGCTCTGGTCGAGCGAATGAGCGAGATGGGGCTCGTCAGCCTGCCCGCGGATTGGGCCGGGCCGATCGACGAGAGCGTTCGCGCCGCCGTTCTGGCCCGGGTCGATGACGAGGCGCAGGCCAAGGCCTATAAGAACCTCTCCAAGGTCCTGATCTGGGCAGGGAAGAAACGCGAGGCGGAAAAGTACGTTCGCCTGGCCGCCGAAGTCCTGGCCGAGGATTGGGAGGTCTACTACAACGCCGGCTCGGTGCAGCTCGAGCGACTGGACTACGGGGCCGCCATCGGTAGCCTTCAGGAGGCCGTCAGACTCAATCCCCAAGCGTCGCGTGCTCACGACCTCCTGGGGGTAGCCCTGGCAGCGGCGTCTCGCCTGGACGAGGCGGCGGCTGCCGGAGAGCGGGCTGTGGCTCTCGATCCCCAGGCCGCCGCGGCCTGGAACAACCTGGCCATCTCTTACTCAGCCAAGGGTAGCCTGGACAAGGCACACGAGGCGACGCGAAGGGCTCTCCGGCTCGAGCCCGAGTTTGCCGAGGCGCACAATACCGTCGGCAAGATCCACTTTGACCGTGGTGAACTGGATGCGGCGCTCGACAGCTTCAATCGCGCCATTTCCCTCAGGCCTGGTTACCTCGAGGCGAGGCTCAACCGGGGCCTTGTCTTCGGGCAGCTGGGTCGCTTCGCCGAGGCTCTGGGCGCTTTTGAGAAGATCCTGGACCTCGATTCGCGCATCGCGCCGGCCCATCTGGCGCGGGCAAAGGCGCTGTTTGCCAGAGACGGCGGTTCTTCCGTGGCTGCCATCGAGGCTCTTGAGAGAGCCGTCGATCTCGATCCGCGCTTGATCGAGGCTTGGATGCTGCTGGTGACCGACTTGAGCGCGTCGTCCCAAGCCGAGCGCGCGGCTGGAGCTCTCACGAGAGCACTGGCGGCGAACCCGAGAGCAGCTGCTCTTCACCACCTTGCGGGCCGAATGAGCGCCCAAGCGCGAGACTGGGACCAGGCCGAAGCGTCGTTCAACAAAGCGGTCGAGCTCGATTCGACGCTACTCCAGGCCTGGATCGATCTCGGCCGGTTGCGAACGGCGCAAGGGCGATCTGCAGAGGCGGTAGCGCTCTACCGAAAAGCGTTGGCGCTGAGGGAGAACGACGACGGCTTGCACCACATACTGGCTGCATCTCTCGTGATCTCCGGGCAGGTCGACGAGGCCCGAGAGCATCTGCAACGAGCACTCGAGATCAATCCGGAAAACGCCGCGGTCGCATCCGACCTGGCAAGGCTCAACGCCCGGCGCTCACCAGGCGGGTGA
- a CDS encoding VWA domain-containing protein, producing the protein MTPRTALPALLALSLSLGAAVARPARGQVPGESETFSETVQVNVVNVEVYVADKQGRPVSDLTVGDFEIFEDGRPMQIANFARFVNRRRSSPDAGEAAPPPAADSNRARIPLLEPTEVPEDERVRLVVYIDNVNIRPLERKRVMDELRSFLVTRLENDDRVMVVSYDRALNVRQTFTSDFGLVTEALREVNEVRGEGAQFDSVRRGLIRLLDKSESADQALMAIRPHADSLLDTLNRSVDALKELVENLAGLPGRKAVLYVSSGLPMVAGADLFSAVESKFESSSAMSDFLNYDAARRFEELGASANAHGITFYTMDAGGLRPNLAGAAENPGVADDRMATHLYSDHFANMQDPLFFLADETGGRAILNRNDMLPALNEIGEDLNTYYSLGYSPGHFGTGRRYDIQVKVKRRGLRLRYRRSYRDKNERSLMDERTRAALVHAVEDNRWNLELEIGPPEPRDADTFVVPVRIRIPLKNVVLLPRGDFHQVSLKLYVGAMSDVGGLSAVEEIPLGLRIANENAEAARGESWLYTHRLLLRAGRQSLAIGLRDQFSGEAAIVTRLVSAGR; encoded by the coding sequence ATGACCCCGCGAACCGCACTTCCAGCCCTGTTGGCTCTCTCGTTGTCGCTCGGCGCGGCGGTCGCTCGGCCGGCTCGTGGCCAGGTTCCAGGCGAGTCGGAGACATTCAGCGAAACAGTCCAGGTCAACGTAGTCAATGTCGAGGTATACGTTGCAGACAAGCAAGGGCGACCGGTTTCGGACCTGACGGTCGGCGACTTCGAGATCTTCGAGGACGGCCGACCGATGCAGATCGCGAATTTCGCCAGATTTGTCAACCGAAGGAGATCTTCTCCGGACGCCGGTGAGGCGGCGCCCCCTCCAGCCGCTGACTCGAACCGGGCCCGGATTCCGCTGCTCGAGCCCACCGAAGTACCCGAAGACGAGCGAGTGCGATTGGTGGTCTATATAGACAACGTCAACATCCGTCCGCTCGAGCGCAAGCGCGTCATGGACGAGTTGCGCAGCTTCCTCGTGACCCGGCTCGAGAACGACGATCGCGTGATGGTCGTCTCGTACGACCGGGCGCTCAACGTGCGACAGACCTTCACCAGTGACTTCGGCCTCGTTACCGAGGCGCTGCGGGAGGTGAACGAGGTCAGGGGCGAAGGTGCTCAGTTCGACTCCGTGCGACGCGGTCTGATTCGCCTGCTGGATAAATCCGAAAGCGCCGATCAGGCCTTGATGGCCATCCGGCCGCACGCGGATTCTCTTCTGGATACGCTCAATCGTTCGGTCGACGCGCTCAAGGAACTGGTCGAGAACCTTGCCGGCCTACCGGGAAGAAAGGCCGTCCTCTACGTCAGCAGTGGGCTGCCCATGGTGGCAGGAGCGGATCTTTTCAGTGCCGTCGAGTCAAAGTTCGAGTCCTCGTCGGCGATGAGTGACTTCCTCAACTACGACGCCGCGCGGAGGTTTGAAGAGCTCGGCGCGAGCGCCAACGCCCATGGCATCACTTTCTACACCATGGACGCCGGCGGCTTGCGGCCCAACCTGGCCGGGGCCGCCGAGAATCCGGGTGTGGCCGACGATCGGATGGCAACGCACTTGTACAGTGATCACTTCGCCAACATGCAGGATCCATTGTTCTTTCTTGCCGATGAAACCGGCGGTCGGGCGATCCTGAATCGCAACGACATGCTGCCGGCACTCAACGAGATCGGCGAAGATCTCAACACCTACTACTCATTGGGCTACTCACCTGGTCACTTCGGAACCGGGCGGCGTTACGACATTCAGGTCAAGGTGAAGCGCCGGGGTCTGCGGCTGCGCTACCGCAGGAGCTATCGCGACAAGAACGAGCGGAGCCTGATGGACGAGCGAACCCGAGCGGCTCTCGTGCACGCGGTAGAGGACAACCGTTGGAACCTCGAGCTCGAGATCGGTCCTCCCGAACCGCGCGACGCCGACACTTTTGTCGTTCCGGTTCGAATCAGGATTCCCCTGAAGAACGTCGTGCTGCTACCTCGAGGTGATTTTCATCAAGTGAGCCTCAAGTTGTATGTCGGCGCCATGAGCGACGTCGGAGGCCTCTCCGCGGTCGAAGAGATACCCCTCGGGCTCAGGATCGCAAATGAGAACGCGGAGGCCGCGCGCGGCGAAAGCTGGCTCTACACGCACAGACTTCTGCTGCGGGCCGGTCGACAGAGTCTGGCGATCGGTTTGCGCGATCAGTTCAGCGGCGAGGCTGCGATAGTCACCCGCCTGGTGAGCGCCGGGCGTTGA